From Vicia villosa cultivar HV-30 ecotype Madison, WI unplaced genomic scaffold, Vvil1.0 ctg.000485F_1_1, whole genome shotgun sequence, the proteins below share one genomic window:
- the LOC131628838 gene encoding uncharacterized protein LOC131628838, whose product MYSHLFKTLKLDDSHLTPYVGSDLQGFNGTTTKPWDYVELIVTFGEGEASRQVKTRFLVVDCKTLYNCIIGRPTLAELTVVPSTVHLKMKFYEKRGRVATINADIKAARRIFNASMKGLQLISPNKKPRAKNKPAREDKQPPTNVSSVDLDARFTKEELKKGEEPQPGTTHPILPIPEGDFELVPLGDNPDKAVKIGKDIPDLARKQIIACLRANADLFAWRAAEMPGLDPEVACHHLSIDLAAKAVVQRYNQIPMARCEKQCTVFMTESGNYYYNVMPFGLKNVGVTYQRMMNKVFRGEIGDTLKVYMDDMIVKSREDTDHTTHLERVFKQARNCKI is encoded by the exons atgtactcccacctcttcaAAACCCTCAAGCTCGACGACTCTCACCTCACTCCATAcgtgggttccgacctccaaggCTTCAACGGAACCACCACCAAACCTTGGGATTACGTTGAGCTGATCGTCACCTTTGGGGAGGGAGAGGCTTCCAGACAAGTCAAGACACGCTTTTTGGTCGTTGATTGCAAAACTCTCTACAATTGCATCATTGGACGGCCCACCCTGGCCGAGCTCACAGTCGTGCCCTCAACCGTGCACCTCAAGATGAAGTTCTACGAAAAGAGGGGACGGgtagccaccatcaacgccgacatcaAAGCAGCCAGAAGAATATTCAACGCGTCGATGAAAGGACTGCAGCTAATTTCCCCTAACAAGAAGCCACGGGCCAAAAACAAGCCAGCTCGGGAAGACAAGCAGCCTCCGACCAatgtcagctcagtcgacctcgacgcCCGTTTCACAAAGGAGGAATTGAAGAAAGGCGAAGAACCGCAACCGGGAACAACACATCCCATCCTACCAATTCCAGAAGGTGACTTCGAGCTCGTCCCgctgggcgacaaccccgacaaagcggtaAAGATCGGCAAAGACATCCCGGACCTAGCGAGGAAACAAATCATAGCATGCCTTCGAGCCAACGCAGATCTATTCGCCTGGAGAGCAGctgaaatgcccggactcgaccctgaggtcgcctgtcacCACCTCTCCATTGATCTAGCCGCgaaggcagtagttcaac GTTATAATCAAATCCCCATGGCGAGATGTGAAAAACAGTGCACGGTGTTTATGACTGAGTCGgggaactattactacaacgtaatgcccttcggactcaagaacGTCGGCGTCACCTatcagcggatgatgaacaaggtattCCGAGGAGAAATCGGGGACACCCTCAAagtgtatatggacgacatgatcgtcaaatcccggGAAGACACCGACCACACCACGCATCTCGAACGGGTATTCAAGCAAGCTAGAAATTGCAAAATATGA